A single region of the Biomaibacter acetigenes genome encodes:
- a CDS encoding thiamine pyrophosphate-dependent enzyme produces MKVVFERPKSLQLTKTHYCPGCGHGIVHRMVAEVIDEFDIQEKTIGIAPVGCSVLAYNYFDIDMQQAAHGRAPAVATGIKRVLPDRIVFAYQGDGDLASIGTAEIVHAAGRGENITVIFINNAIYGMTGGQMAPTTLVGQKTETSPYGRDPRMAGYPIKVCEMLSVLDGPAFIARVALTDVKNILKAKTLIKKAFQMQMENRGFSLVEVLSPCPTNWGMTPNDAMKWVNDEMTKVFPPGVYKESREVLE; encoded by the coding sequence ATGAAGGTGGTTTTTGAAAGGCCCAAATCACTGCAGCTTACAAAAACCCATTATTGCCCCGGCTGCGGTCATGGTATCGTACACAGGATGGTGGCCGAGGTTATCGATGAATTTGACATTCAGGAAAAAACCATAGGCATTGCCCCGGTGGGATGTTCGGTGCTGGCATACAACTATTTCGACATTGACATGCAGCAGGCGGCCCACGGCCGGGCTCCAGCGGTGGCCACGGGAATAAAAAGGGTTCTGCCTGACAGGATTGTTTTTGCTTACCAGGGCGACGGCGACCTGGCATCCATCGGTACCGCAGAGATAGTCCATGCGGCAGGCCGGGGTGAAAATATAACCGTCATATTCATAAACAACGCCATATACGGCATGACCGGCGGCCAGATGGCTCCCACCACTCTGGTAGGTCAGAAAACCGAGACCTCACCCTACGGAAGGGATCCCAGAATGGCAGGATACCCTATAAAAGTATGCGAGATGCTCTCGGTGCTGGATGGTCCTGCATTTATTGCCAGGGTGGCCCTCACTGATGTAAAAAACATTTTGAAGGCAAAAACTCTAATAAAAAAGGCTTTCCAGATGCAGATGGAAAATCGGGGGTTTTCCCTGGTGGAAGTTCTTTCTCCATGTCCCACTAACTGGGGAATGACCCCAAATGATGCCATGAAATGGGTAAATGACGAGATGACAAAGGTATTTCCGCCGGGTGTATATAAAGAATCCAGGGAGGTGCTGGAATGA